One Lactobacillus sp. CBA3606 DNA segment encodes these proteins:
- a CDS encoding amino acid ABC transporter substrate-binding protein/permease, with protein MKKWQVAVVMLLAAVGSWLTLAPTAQAKTYTIATDTTFAPFEFQAKGGKYKGIDIDILKAIAKKEHFKYNLKAISFGAAVQQLSANQVDGVIAGMNITPARKQTFDFSTPYYTSGVVMAVAKGSKITSFKGLKGKTVALKTGTAGAAYAKSIQSKYGFKIKYFNDSNNMYNDVKVGNSSACFEDYPVMSYGIKNGIALKIASKQYAAGDYGFAVKKGKNTELLKQFNAGLKAIKADGTYQKIVNKYLHSSEAKLTGETASSRTFVGLFTQNFSTISSGLLMTLELTVISIILATILGMILGVLGVMPGKLGPAISSTIIYIFRGMPLMVLAFFIYIGFPDLIGHGFKIPAFIAGMVTLMLNEGAYTGAFVKGGFQAVDAGQMEAARSLGLPYWTAMRKVIMPQGIRIMIPSFINQFIITLKDTSILSVIGIVELTQTGTLIIARNFEGFKIWLMIAIIYLIIITLLTWLSNWVQRRLG; from the coding sequence ATGAAAAAATGGCAGGTTGCAGTAGTCATGCTGCTAGCGGCAGTTGGGAGCTGGTTAACTTTAGCGCCAACTGCGCAAGCTAAGACTTACACGATTGCGACAGATACGACTTTTGCACCGTTTGAGTTTCAAGCAAAAGGCGGTAAGTATAAAGGTATTGATATTGATATTTTAAAAGCAATTGCTAAGAAAGAACATTTCAAGTACAACTTAAAAGCGATTAGTTTTGGTGCGGCCGTTCAGCAATTGAGTGCCAACCAAGTTGATGGCGTCATTGCCGGAATGAACATTACGCCGGCACGAAAACAAACCTTTGATTTTTCAACACCGTATTACACATCGGGGGTTGTCATGGCGGTGGCAAAAGGGAGTAAGATTACTAGTTTTAAAGGTTTAAAGGGGAAAACCGTTGCTTTGAAAACTGGGACGGCGGGCGCGGCCTATGCTAAGTCCATTCAAAGTAAATATGGGTTTAAAATTAAGTATTTCAATGATTCTAATAACATGTATAACGATGTCAAAGTAGGTAATTCATCAGCCTGTTTTGAAGATTATCCAGTGATGTCATACGGGATTAAAAATGGGATTGCGTTAAAGATTGCGTCAAAACAATACGCTGCGGGTGATTATGGCTTTGCCGTTAAAAAAGGCAAAAACACTGAATTATTGAAGCAATTTAATGCCGGCTTAAAAGCAATTAAAGCGGATGGCACGTATCAAAAAATTGTTAATAAGTATTTACACTCGAGTGAAGCAAAATTAACTGGTGAAACTGCCAGCAGTCGGACGTTTGTTGGGCTGTTCACGCAGAACTTCAGTACCATCAGCAGTGGGTTGTTGATGACATTAGAGTTAACGGTCATTTCAATTATTTTAGCCACTATCTTAGGTATGATTCTAGGCGTCTTAGGCGTGATGCCTGGCAAGCTGGGACCTGCAATTTCTAGCACGATTATTTATATCTTTCGTGGGATGCCATTAATGGTGTTGGCCTTCTTTATCTATATTGGTTTTCCAGATTTGATTGGGCACGGGTTTAAAATTCCTGCCTTTATCGCTGGGATGGTAACGTTGATGCTGAATGAAGGGGCGTATACCGGGGCCTTTGTTAAAGGTGGTTTCCAAGCAGTTGATGCCGGTCAGATGGAGGCGGCTCGCTCACTGGGGTTACCTTATTGGACTGCGATGCGCAAAGTCATTATGCCCCAAGGAATTCGCATTATGATTCCGTCATTTATCAACCAATTTATCATTACGTTAAAGGATACGTCGATTCTATCGGTTATTGGGATTGTTGAATTAACCCAAACCGGGACGTTGATTATTGCCCGTAACTTTGAAGGGTTCAAAATTTGGTTAATGATTGCGATTATTTACCTCATTATTATTACTTTATTGACATGGTTATCGAATTGGGTTCAAAGGAGGTTAGGTTAA
- the spxB gene encoding pyruvate oxidase — translation MSKIKAATAGLKVLEAWGVKNIYGLPGGSFDSGMQAIYERQATLHYVQVRHEEAGALAASAESKLTGHIGVTFGSAGPGAVHLLNGLYDAKHDHTPVLAIVAQVPTKRMNVDFFQALDEGPIFEDVAVWNRTAMTAAAIPQMIDEAIRQAYKYSGVAVVTIPKDLGWTEIEDKFVPTAALYQHPIMPEPAPQQIDDAWELIKAAKAPLIYFGIGAKHAAKELKAVSERFKMPMISSVLAKGIVEDTNENYLGSTGRVAPKPGVEAGFATDLILWVGNDVPFSIFLINPHAKVIQVDIDSEKLGKRHHVDVGILADAKQTLKALLAKGTALPATPFYQASLANRQNWRDWQASFANDDQTPLRPEPVFDQLNKMASPQAIFGVDVGNVNINFMRLVNLHADQKWTTSGQYATMGYGVPAAIAAKSAYPDRDVYSLSGDGAFAMLGEEIITEVKYQLNIVNFVFSNATLGFIEAEQTDDSQQPLSGVALPDTDWAKVGEGLGALGITVRTLPELKAAVAQAKTANRPVVIDIKLTHAMPFTTEHMALDPKYQSQAEIDAFVKQYQAAGLRPYSYFLAQATK, via the coding sequence ATGAGTAAAATTAAAGCAGCAACTGCTGGTTTAAAGGTATTAGAAGCTTGGGGCGTTAAAAACATCTATGGATTGCCAGGTGGGTCATTTGATTCAGGCATGCAGGCCATTTATGAACGTCAAGCGACCCTACATTATGTGCAGGTCCGGCATGAGGAGGCTGGGGCCTTGGCTGCTTCAGCGGAATCAAAGCTGACCGGCCACATTGGCGTTACCTTTGGGTCAGCCGGTCCTGGGGCAGTTCATCTGCTAAATGGGCTGTATGATGCAAAGCATGATCATACACCAGTTCTCGCCATTGTGGCGCAAGTGCCAACTAAGCGTATGAATGTTGATTTCTTCCAAGCATTGGACGAAGGGCCAATCTTTGAAGATGTTGCAGTGTGGAATCGGACCGCAATGACGGCTGCTGCGATTCCACAAATGATTGATGAAGCGATCCGCCAAGCTTATAAGTATTCCGGTGTGGCCGTTGTCACGATTCCTAAAGATTTGGGTTGGACGGAAATTGAAGACAAATTTGTTCCGACCGCTGCACTATATCAACACCCAATTATGCCAGAACCAGCGCCGCAGCAAATTGATGATGCTTGGGAGTTGATTAAGGCGGCTAAAGCGCCGTTGATTTATTTTGGCATTGGTGCCAAGCATGCGGCTAAAGAATTAAAAGCTGTCTCAGAACGCTTTAAGATGCCAATGATTTCTTCTGTGTTAGCGAAAGGAATTGTTGAAGATACCAATGAGAATTACTTGGGATCAACCGGCCGCGTTGCACCCAAGCCCGGAGTTGAAGCCGGCTTTGCAACCGATTTAATCTTATGGGTTGGGAATGATGTCCCCTTTAGTATTTTCTTAATTAATCCTCATGCAAAGGTCATTCAAGTTGATATTGATAGTGAAAAATTAGGGAAGCGGCACCACGTCGATGTCGGCATTTTAGCGGATGCTAAGCAGACGCTGAAAGCCTTACTAGCAAAGGGCACAGCTTTACCAGCAACACCATTTTATCAAGCCTCATTGGCTAATCGGCAAAATTGGCGGGATTGGCAAGCTAGCTTCGCTAATGATGATCAGACGCCATTGCGGCCAGAGCCGGTTTTTGACCAGTTAAACAAAATGGCAAGTCCCCAAGCAATCTTTGGGGTCGATGTCGGTAATGTAAATATTAATTTTATGCGCTTAGTTAATTTGCATGCTGACCAGAAGTGGACGACTTCAGGGCAATATGCGACGATGGGTTACGGCGTGCCAGCAGCCATTGCGGCTAAAAGTGCTTATCCTGATCGTGATGTGTACAGCTTGAGCGGTGACGGTGCCTTTGCGATGTTAGGTGAAGAGATTATCACTGAAGTGAAATATCAGTTAAACATTGTTAATTTTGTCTTCAGTAATGCCACGTTAGGCTTTATTGAAGCTGAACAAACGGATGATAGTCAACAACCATTATCGGGTGTGGCGTTGCCGGATACTGATTGGGCTAAAGTCGGTGAAGGCTTAGGGGCGCTTGGGATTACTGTGCGGACGTTGCCGGAACTCAAAGCAGCAGTGGCACAAGCCAAGACAGCGAACCGGCCGGTCGTGATTGATATTAAGCTGACGCATGCAATGCCGTTTACGACGGAACACATGGCCTTAGATCCAAAGTATCAATCACAAGCTGAAATTGATGCTTTTGTGAAGCAGTATCAGGCAGCTGGGTTACGGCCATACAGTTATTTCCTCGCGCAAGCCACTAAATAA
- the secG gene encoding preprotein translocase subunit SecG: MYNLLMTLILVVSVLIIIAVMMQPSKTNDAMSSLTGGADDLFAKQKPRGFEAFMQKVTMVLGIAFFIIALALAWYSSK; this comes from the coding sequence TTGTATAATTTACTGATGACGTTAATATTGGTCGTTTCCGTTTTAATTATTATTGCGGTAATGATGCAACCATCCAAAACAAATGATGCCATGTCTTCATTAACCGGTGGTGCGGATGATTTGTTTGCAAAACAAAAGCCCCGTGGTTTTGAAGCCTTCATGCAAAAGGTAACCATGGTATTAGGAATCGCTTTCTTTATCATTGCGTTAGCTTTAGCATGGTACTCATCGAAGTAA
- a CDS encoding amino acid ABC transporter ATP-binding protein — MAKVSVQDLHKSYGDNEVLKGLNLEVQNNEVVCMIGPSGSGKSTFLRCLNDLEVPSQGKVIISDYDLSDRATNINLVRANIGMVFQHFNLFPHLTVLQNITLAPIQLKKATKTAAETAARKLLDTVGLADKADAMPQSLSGGQQQRVAIARALAMRPKIMLFDEPTSALDPEMVGDVLDVMKKLAADGMTMIVVTHEMGFAKEVADRVVFMADGLIQESGRPADIFDHPQSPRLQDFLNKVINV; from the coding sequence ATGGCTAAAGTCAGTGTGCAAGATTTACACAAAAGTTATGGGGATAATGAAGTCTTAAAAGGGCTGAATTTAGAAGTTCAGAATAATGAAGTTGTTTGTATGATTGGGCCTTCGGGTTCGGGGAAAAGTACTTTTTTGCGCTGCTTAAATGATTTAGAAGTTCCTAGCCAGGGTAAGGTGATTATTAGTGATTATGATTTATCTGATCGGGCTACAAATATTAACCTGGTACGGGCTAATATTGGGATGGTTTTTCAACACTTTAATTTATTTCCACATTTAACCGTGTTGCAAAATATTACGTTAGCGCCGATTCAACTCAAAAAAGCCACTAAGACAGCCGCTGAAACAGCCGCGCGCAAGTTGTTGGATACAGTTGGCTTGGCAGACAAGGCGGATGCAATGCCACAATCATTATCTGGTGGGCAACAACAACGAGTTGCCATTGCCCGTGCTTTAGCCATGCGACCAAAGATCATGTTGTTTGATGAACCGACTTCAGCGTTGGACCCCGAAATGGTGGGCGATGTATTAGACGTTATGAAAAAATTAGCGGCTGATGGCATGACGATGATTGTTGTCACGCATGAGATGGGATTTGCTAAAGAAGTCGCCGATCGAGTTGTCTTCATGGCCGATGGGTTAATTCAGGAAAGTGGGCGCCCAGCAGATATTTTCGATCATCCGCAAAGTCCACGGTTACAAGATTTCTTGAATAAAGTGATTAATGTTTAA
- the smpB gene encoding SsrA-binding protein SmpB: MAKQRGKHQDTALAQNRKARHDYAVEDTYEAGIALTGTEIKSVRDRRANLKDGYVQIRNGEAIMVNVHISPFKEANRFNVDPLRSRKLLLHKKEIKKLNEATATKGVTIIPLKMYLKHGFAKVLIGVAHGKREYDKRQDIKKREQQRQIDRVMKHY; encoded by the coding sequence ATGGCCAAGCAACGAGGTAAGCATCAAGATACTGCCCTTGCTCAAAATCGTAAGGCCCGTCATGATTACGCAGTTGAGGACACTTATGAAGCCGGGATTGCTTTAACAGGGACCGAAATTAAGTCGGTGCGGGATCGCCGGGCAAACTTAAAAGATGGTTATGTCCAAATCCGTAATGGTGAAGCCATTATGGTGAATGTGCATATTAGTCCGTTCAAAGAAGCGAATCGGTTTAACGTGGATCCATTGCGTAGTCGTAAATTACTTTTGCATAAAAAAGAGATCAAAAAGTTGAATGAAGCCACCGCAACTAAAGGGGTGACGATTATTCCTTTAAAAATGTATCTTAAGCATGGTTTTGCAAAGGTTTTGATTGGCGTGGCCCATGGGAAACGCGAATATGACAAGCGGCAAGATATTAAAAAACGTGAACAACAGCGTCAGATTGATCGCGTGATGAAACACTATTAG
- a CDS encoding carboxylesterase, with translation MFKRPEPFFFEHSERVVILLHAYAGSANDVRMLARGLERADYSIYAPQFTGHGTGQPSDIVTQGSPEQWWQDTQAAISFVRQKGYTKISIFGLSLGGIFATKALADDSQLLGGGTFSSPIFPSAHSQVPAMFMQLSQQQLVRAGQSSTEQTTQLAALKPAMLAQLHAIEQFTATQVRPQLSQLTRPFFIGQGGQDELIDATVAQQLRQHLLAQQVPVDYHWYATAGHVITVNIAHHQLEQDVLKYLKTIYE, from the coding sequence GTGTTTAAACGACCAGAACCATTTTTCTTTGAACATAGTGAACGTGTTGTCATTTTGCTCCATGCTTATGCGGGTAGTGCTAACGATGTGCGCATGCTAGCTCGGGGCTTAGAACGGGCGGACTACAGTATCTATGCGCCACAGTTTACCGGGCATGGGACTGGTCAGCCAAGCGATATTGTGACCCAAGGCTCGCCAGAACAATGGTGGCAAGATACGCAAGCAGCAATTTCATTTGTGCGGCAAAAAGGCTATACTAAAATTAGTATTTTCGGTTTGTCGCTTGGTGGCATTTTTGCAACGAAAGCGTTGGCCGATGATTCGCAGTTGTTAGGTGGGGGAACTTTTAGCTCGCCAATTTTTCCAAGTGCGCATAGTCAGGTGCCAGCGATGTTCATGCAATTAAGTCAGCAACAACTTGTGCGAGCAGGTCAATCGTCAACGGAACAGACGACACAGCTGGCAGCGTTAAAGCCCGCCATGTTAGCCCAGTTACACGCAATTGAGCAATTTACAGCGACACAAGTGCGGCCACAGTTATCGCAGTTAACCCGGCCTTTTTTCATCGGGCAGGGCGGCCAAGATGAGTTAATCGATGCCACCGTCGCACAACAACTGCGCCAGCATTTATTAGCGCAACAAGTACCGGTTGATTATCATTGGTATGCCACTGCTGGACATGTCATCACGGTCAATATTGCGCATCATCAATTAGAACAAGATGTCTTAAAGTATTTAAAAACTATTTATGAATAA
- the rnr gene encoding ribonuclease R has product MSESNLQEQILTFLQTHPDRSYSVERLSDELHFTGSTAFTFLVKELANMERTKLVTTDDHDQFKIVQATKLVDGSFHGNDKGFGFVRYDPELPDIYINPDNTMFAFTGDDVQVEIIRPAKPGSDRGPEGKIVSITQRNYSQIVGAFVPSTENAGFIGKVEIKEKKLSKYELLITAQGLHPTEGEVIIAEVAAYPDAQHPTRIVGLAKQVIGSVDDPGMDVLQVVYQHDVPSVFPEEVTDEANRIPDYVTEADKAGRNDLTDQPLVTIDGAESKDLDDAVVAWKLPNGNFHLGVHIADVSHYVTENSELDREAFKRGTSVYLTDRVIPMLPRRLSNGICSLNPDVERLAMSCEMEIDQQGNIVNHKISQSVIKSHARMTYDGVNQILEAHDPKTREKYADLVDMFDTMGDLHRILYKHRRHRGAIDFDDNEAKIIVDETGHPIDIQLRVRGLAERMIESFMLAANETVAKHYSLLKVPFIYRVHETPDSDRMLSFFEFVTNFGVNVTGSSKDVKPKMLQDVLKKVAGKPEEAMVSVMMLRSMKQARYADQSLGHFGLAAPYYTHFTSPIRRYPDMMVHRLIRHYDENGTGEDARAKYRDNLPNIATTTSENERRGVDTERDVDSMKKAEFMADHVGEKFDAVIDSVMKFGLFVELENTVEGLVHISVMDDDYYEYVEKQLALVGRKTKRTFRIGQPVKVQLMRVDKDQREVDFKLLNPEEAPKTDLLPKREHHDNYRGNNRRGGNGNYRRNGSNNNSNNNRSGSRSSNGGNHSTNNNHRSNSTTASHNNHSSSQSNNNRRRTTDNRR; this is encoded by the coding sequence ATGTCAGAATCTAACTTACAAGAACAAATCCTGACTTTTTTGCAAACTCATCCCGACCGCAGCTATAGTGTTGAACGGTTAAGCGATGAATTGCATTTTACAGGATCAACGGCGTTCACTTTCTTAGTCAAAGAACTTGCTAATATGGAACGCACGAAACTGGTCACTACGGACGATCACGATCAATTCAAAATCGTCCAAGCAACTAAACTAGTCGATGGGTCTTTTCATGGAAATGATAAGGGGTTTGGGTTCGTGCGCTATGATCCCGAACTACCTGATATTTATATCAATCCAGACAATACGATGTTTGCTTTCACTGGTGATGATGTCCAAGTTGAGATCATCCGGCCAGCAAAGCCCGGCTCTGATCGCGGCCCTGAAGGTAAAATCGTCAGCATTACACAACGTAACTACTCTCAAATCGTGGGCGCTTTTGTGCCTAGTACCGAAAATGCAGGTTTTATTGGGAAAGTTGAGATTAAAGAAAAGAAACTTTCTAAATATGAACTTTTAATTACGGCACAAGGGTTACACCCAACGGAAGGCGAAGTTATTATCGCTGAAGTTGCGGCCTACCCAGATGCCCAACATCCGACTCGAATTGTTGGTTTGGCGAAACAAGTCATCGGGAGTGTTGATGATCCTGGGATGGACGTTTTACAAGTGGTCTACCAACATGATGTCCCTTCAGTCTTTCCAGAAGAAGTGACGGATGAAGCTAATCGGATTCCAGATTATGTCACAGAAGCCGATAAAGCTGGCCGGAATGACTTGACAGATCAGCCATTGGTGACCATTGATGGCGCCGAATCGAAAGACTTGGATGACGCGGTTGTGGCCTGGAAATTACCAAATGGTAACTTCCATTTAGGGGTCCACATTGCGGATGTGAGTCATTATGTGACTGAAAATTCTGAACTAGACCGGGAAGCCTTTAAGCGTGGTACCTCAGTTTATTTAACTGATCGTGTTATTCCAATGTTGCCACGGCGCTTATCTAATGGGATCTGCTCACTGAATCCAGATGTTGAACGCTTAGCCATGAGTTGCGAAATGGAAATTGATCAACAAGGGAACATCGTTAATCATAAGATTTCACAAAGTGTGATTAAATCGCATGCACGGATGACTTATGATGGGGTTAACCAGATTTTGGAAGCCCATGATCCTAAAACCCGGGAAAAGTATGCAGATTTAGTGGATATGTTTGATACGATGGGTGACTTACACCGTATTTTATATAAACACCGTCGGCACCGCGGGGCAATTGATTTTGATGATAATGAAGCCAAAATTATCGTTGACGAAACGGGTCACCCAATCGATATCCAACTCCGTGTGCGGGGATTAGCTGAACGGATGATTGAAAGTTTCATGTTAGCTGCTAATGAAACGGTCGCAAAGCATTATAGCTTATTAAAAGTGCCTTTCATTTATCGGGTGCATGAAACGCCTGACAGTGACCGGATGCTCAGCTTCTTCGAATTTGTCACTAACTTTGGGGTTAATGTGACGGGTAGTTCTAAGGATGTTAAGCCCAAGATGTTACAAGATGTGTTAAAGAAAGTTGCTGGCAAGCCTGAAGAAGCCATGGTTTCAGTCATGATGTTGCGGAGTATGAAGCAAGCCCGCTATGCCGACCAATCATTAGGACATTTCGGGTTAGCAGCGCCTTATTATACCCACTTTACCTCGCCAATTCGCCGTTATCCGGATATGATGGTGCACCGTTTGATTCGGCATTATGATGAAAATGGTACTGGGGAAGATGCCCGTGCTAAGTATCGGGACAATTTACCAAATATTGCGACTACGACGTCAGAGAATGAACGACGTGGTGTTGACACGGAACGTGATGTTGATTCCATGAAGAAAGCTGAATTTATGGCGGACCATGTTGGTGAAAAGTTTGATGCCGTGATTGATTCCGTAATGAAGTTTGGCCTTTTCGTTGAATTAGAAAATACGGTTGAAGGTCTGGTTCACATCAGCGTGATGGATGATGACTATTACGAATATGTTGAAAAGCAGTTGGCATTAGTCGGTCGTAAGACGAAGCGGACGTTCCGCATCGGCCAACCAGTCAAGGTTCAATTGATGCGGGTCGATAAGGACCAGCGTGAAGTTGACTTTAAACTATTAAATCCAGAAGAAGCGCCAAAGACAGATTTATTGCCTAAACGGGAACATCATGATAACTATCGCGGCAATAACCGTCGTGGTGGTAATGGTAACTATCGTCGTAACGGTAGTAATAACAACAGTAATAATAATCGCAGTGGTAGTCGGTCAAGCAATGGCGGTAATCATAGTACCAATAATAATCACCGCAGCAATAGCACGACTGCCAGTCATAATAACCACAGTAGCAGCCAAAGTAACAATAATCGTCGGCGGACGACTGATAACCGGCGGTAA
- a CDS encoding aldo/keto reductase, with amino-acid sequence MIKIPTIKLNDGNEIPAMGFGTFQIPNDGSTYKAVRQALAFGYRHIDTAVAYFNEAEVGQAIRDSQIPRDQIWVTSKLWLQDYGFEAATKAIDRSLEKLGLDYLDLYLIHQPYGDVPGAWRAMEEAKQAGKIRSIGVSNMTPKIWSEFVPKFATMPAVNQVEFNPYFQQTALRQILKKSDVRLEAWAPLGQGNQRLMTDPVITKIAINYHKDVGQIILRFEYQSNVIVFPKSVHRERIKTNLNIFDFELTGDEMNQIKHLDKNQGQHDPDAPGVSAMLLSAFDVHSND; translated from the coding sequence ATGATAAAAATTCCAACGATTAAATTAAATGATGGTAATGAAATTCCGGCAATGGGCTTTGGCACTTTTCAGATTCCGAATGATGGTTCAACATACAAAGCGGTTAGACAAGCGTTAGCCTTTGGTTATCGACATATTGATACAGCTGTGGCCTATTTTAATGAAGCCGAAGTGGGGCAAGCTATTCGAGATAGTCAGATTCCCCGTGACCAGATTTGGGTAACTAGTAAGCTTTGGTTACAAGACTATGGTTTTGAAGCGGCAACGAAAGCCATCGATCGGTCACTTGAAAAATTAGGGTTAGACTACTTAGATTTATATTTGATTCATCAACCCTATGGTGATGTTCCTGGTGCTTGGCGAGCCATGGAAGAAGCGAAACAAGCGGGTAAAATCAGGTCGATTGGTGTTTCAAATATGACACCCAAAATTTGGTCAGAATTTGTGCCAAAGTTCGCAACGATGCCAGCAGTTAATCAAGTTGAATTTAATCCATATTTTCAGCAGACTGCACTACGACAAATCTTGAAAAAAAGTGATGTTCGATTAGAAGCGTGGGCGCCTTTAGGTCAAGGTAATCAGCGCCTAATGACCGATCCAGTTATCACGAAAATAGCGATCAACTATCACAAAGATGTCGGACAAATCATTTTACGATTTGAATATCAAAGCAATGTTATTGTCTTTCCTAAATCTGTTCATCGTGAACGAATTAAGACTAACTTGAATATCTTTGATTTTGAATTGACCGGTGATGAGATGAATCAGATTAAGCACCTTGATAAAAATCAGGGACAACATGATCCTGATGCTCCCGGAGTTTCAGCTATGTTATTGTCTGCATTTGATGTCCATTCGAATGATTAG
- a CDS encoding ClC family H(+)/Cl(-) exchange transporter: protein MKHHFDLTRFSAVWRGLVVGLITGVVVSVFRFCIEQGLLLVQWGYGQIRGNLWLLLPWLGLSVLVAVIVGLMVKKTPDIKGSGIPQVEGQLAGELDYAWWPVLWRKFIGGILSIGSGLYLGREGPSIQLGATIGQGFAEETHQTGADRRSLIAGGAAAGLSAAFNAPIASTLFILEEVYHNFSPIIWTTALASAIASNFISLNFFGLVPVLHIPYGRNLPLSQYGNLIGLGILLGIFGYLYQNVTLVMPGWYAKLRLPSWLNGLVPFLLVIPIGLLWPQLLGGGNSIILNIAGAPPLLLGLLGIFVLRFVFSTVSYGSGLPGGIFLPILSLGAILGAIYAQAMVAIGLMPAQYVTNFIIFAMAGYFAGIGKAPFTAILLITEMVGTLHHLMPLAVVSMTAYVVVDLLGGAPIYEALLEKLTQPKLPEHSGVQDRLEIPVFEGSAFEGHQVRDFKWPQESLLIAIRRGERQVIPHGDTLIRGGDTLIILTDRSNRAWVHHQIDKLNVVTT, encoded by the coding sequence ATGAAGCATCATTTTGATTTAACCCGATTTAGTGCCGTTTGGCGGGGCTTAGTCGTCGGGTTAATTACTGGGGTGGTTGTCAGTGTTTTTCGGTTTTGTATCGAGCAAGGGTTATTACTGGTCCAATGGGGGTATGGTCAGATTCGTGGTAATCTGTGGTTATTGCTACCATGGCTTGGTCTTAGTGTCTTAGTTGCGGTCATCGTTGGCTTAATGGTGAAAAAAACGCCGGATATTAAGGGGTCTGGGATTCCACAAGTTGAAGGTCAACTCGCAGGCGAATTAGATTATGCTTGGTGGCCGGTGCTTTGGCGAAAATTTATCGGTGGTATTTTAAGTATCGGTTCTGGCTTGTATCTCGGTCGTGAAGGGCCGTCGATTCAGTTAGGCGCGACGATTGGTCAGGGGTTTGCAGAAGAGACGCATCAAACCGGAGCTGATCGGCGTTCCTTGATTGCAGGTGGTGCTGCTGCGGGCCTGTCAGCGGCCTTTAATGCGCCCATTGCAAGTACGCTATTTATTTTGGAAGAGGTTTACCATAACTTTTCACCAATTATTTGGACGACTGCTTTGGCGAGTGCGATTGCAAGTAATTTTATTTCGTTAAACTTTTTCGGCTTGGTCCCCGTATTACACATTCCGTATGGGCGTAACTTACCGTTAAGTCAGTATGGCAATTTGATTGGGCTAGGCATTTTACTCGGGATTTTCGGCTATCTTTATCAAAACGTCACGCTAGTAATGCCTGGTTGGTATGCGAAGCTACGATTGCCAAGCTGGCTCAATGGGTTAGTGCCATTTTTATTAGTCATTCCCATTGGCTTATTATGGCCGCAATTATTAGGTGGCGGGAATTCGATTATTCTAAATATTGCTGGAGCACCACCATTGCTGCTCGGGTTATTAGGGATCTTTGTGTTACGATTTGTATTTTCAACGGTTTCGTATGGGTCAGGCTTGCCGGGGGGGATTTTCTTACCGATTCTGTCCTTGGGGGCCATTTTAGGCGCCATTTATGCGCAAGCAATGGTGGCTATAGGCTTAATGCCTGCCCAATATGTGACCAACTTTATTATCTTTGCGATGGCCGGTTATTTTGCTGGTATTGGGAAAGCCCCGTTCACCGCAATTCTCCTGATTACCGAGATGGTTGGGACTTTGCATCATTTGATGCCATTAGCAGTCGTTTCAATGACAGCTTATGTAGTCGTTGATTTATTAGGTGGGGCGCCGATTTATGAAGCCTTATTAGAAAAATTAACACAACCCAAGTTGCCAGAACATAGTGGCGTTCAAGATCGACTAGAGATTCCGGTTTTTGAAGGGTCTGCGTTCGAAGGCCATCAAGTTCGTGATTTCAAATGGCCGCAAGAATCTTTATTAATTGCTATTCGGCGGGGTGAACGTCAGGTTATCCCACACGGGGATACTTTAATACGTGGTGGGGATACCTTAATTATCTTAACGGATCGGAGTAATCGCGCCTGGGTCCATCACCAAATTGATAAGTTAAATGTGGTGACGACTTGA